ACTTGTGCACCGGGTCTCGCCCATGGTGGTCATACCTAGCAATggcaatttttttatgttgttacCTTATCGAAGGCATTGCTTGGATTTGCTCGGAGTCATTCTTCAGGGTGACCTAGATTCTTGCCTTGTTAgttggatccggtgacggcggTGCTTGAGCGTTGCTACCTTCCCGAAGGCGTTTGTGTTGAAGAAACTCGCCGTccatgtggtgtcatgagatggttggtgcaTATATGGTCATTGATGTAGTTTGCCGATCGCGGATTTGATTGCCTGGGGTATTAATTTTGTTTTTCTCGCCTACTGATAACttcggtcttatatgactttgctatttggcCGGCGTGTGTTTTGTGTGTGTCGTGTGTGTTGGTTGCGTGCATTCTAGTTATGCAGAGCCACCCGAGTGTGATCATTATGTTTATATCCTCTTGATGCTTCAGTATGAGGCAATACATCCACCCTTTGTTGAAAAAGATGAACCTAAGGAATGGATTAGCAATAATCCTACACCTAATGGACAGTTTGTTATTTGTTACAGAAATTATTCTACAGCTGACTTGATTTTCTCGTAAAATAGGGACTTTCGGTAGGCGTAGCATTGTGTATACTAGAACCCCGAACAGGGTGTGGAAATTAAGTTCGAGCAAAGATAAGTCAAGATAATAATAGCAGTCACGTCCTTTTGCACTTCCGAGAAATCCTGAAGCCTGAACAAACGGTTTctgcggtgattcttctcttctcatCTCAACAAAGTATCAGCAAAGGTCAGTTACCGTTGAGATATTTTCCAACTATTCATCGTTAGAAGCATCAGCAACAAGGCATTGGCAAGGGTCACTCAATGTTGAGATACTTCCCAACTCTTTGTTTTTTGCGAGGTTATTTTCCAACTTTTCATCATTGAAAGTATGAACAACAACGAGTTTTAGTTGTTGTTCTAATCTACACTTGTCTTGTTGTCTAAAATCTGATGGGTTATGTTCTTCACTAACTAACATATATCACTACCTTTAGAAATTTCCAAGAATTAATGATACAGTGCTGGATAGAAAAAGAGTCCCAATTCGGTACAACCCCTCCTCACTAAACGTATAAAGGGTAATTTGGACCTTTCACATATCATACCCACCGAACGTATACGCTTACGGGGAGTAAATGCCCGACTAGGCCGGCCCATTTCCGCCCgacacgcacccccccccccccccccaccccctggcTCGGCCTACTtactttttttgttctttttaatttttaaaaactcatgagGTCACTGAGAATCAAACTCCCTCCATGTACGTCTAGATCGAGCTGACCAACCAACAGGTACACCTCGCTAGCTATGCCCGAGAAGACCAACCAACAGGTACACCTCGCTAGCTATGCCCACTTCCATCGTTTTTTGCTTCTTATGTGATAAATATAACTATAAAAAAACAACACAttctttctattttatttttctgtttggCTATTTTTCTTCCAATTTTTAcgttttctctttcttctttgttttccttttctttcatTAATTTGCAAagtttttgtgaacttttttccaatttccatgaacttttccaaattcgtgaactttttttcaaatttaagATTTTTCCCAAATTCATGAATTTCTTAGCCGTGACCATTTTTGCGAATGCATGAACTTTTAGTTCatgatattttttttcaaatttgtgaacttttagcTCGTGAATTTTTGTCGAAttcaagatttttttttcaaatttcatgaactctTTTTTTTCATATTGCTGAAATGTATtccaattttgtgaactttttcttccaattcgtgaacttttttcagatcctcgaacttttttccaaaatcgtAAATTTTTTACGCGTGAACTTTTCCTCAAATGCATGAACTTTTAGCTCGtggattttttttccaaattttctattttttgaacttttccaatttttatgaacttttttgacACCCGTGAACTTCTTTGAAATTTGTTCATTTTTAGCCGTGAACTTTTTTTTAACATCCTTGAAATGGCTCTAATTTTTTTGACATTCGTCAaatggccccaatttttttttCATGGCCTTGTATGACTAATTCAAGGCACCATGTGAATTCTTTGGGGGTTTCGGCaaattttgcattttctggagttttctcaaTGAAAAAATCATGATAAATGGcccgacgtgacgcaacgtgcataCGGTGTCGAAATTCATTCAAACTAGGCATGGATGCCTATCATGGGTATGCCCACTTAGAGCATAATTGGTTTGTTACCAAAAATAGGCATGCCAATGTTTGGCATTGTGCCAAATATTCACTACTACTTGGTTGGTTACCGAGTTGTCTTGCCTATCTCATATaaagttgccaatatttggcaagtcttggtattgccaatatttggcaattccaacatttggctagccaaatattggcagcaaaccaatcatgctcttaatgccaaaagttggggtcatttcatGCATGTCCAAAAATAAGCAATGTCAACGGGTGGTGTTCAGATAGGGTAGAATGGTCCATCTCAAAGCATATATATTTTTTACATCCGTCAAATGGCCCAAATTTTCCCATGACCTTGTATGATCAATTCAAGTTACCATCACAGGTtgttttggtttttaacaatttctgcattttctggaattttctcgGTAAAAAAGGCCGACAGATTGTcagacgtgtcgcaacttgcatactaTGTCGGAAATCGTTCAAACCTAATGTGGATGCCTACCACGGCCATGCCTATCTGCTTGCAAAAGTTGGCGTCATTTGAAAGATGTCAAAAAATATACCATGTTCAATGGAAGGTGTTTGGGTAGGCAAGTAGGCTCCGTTTGAGAGCACGTTGTGTttcgacatccttgaaatggccCCAAACTTTTTCATGTCCTTTATTGACCAATTTATGGCACCATGCCTATTGTTATGCCTTTTCGACAAATTTTGCAATTTATAGGGTTTTCTTGTTGAAAAAGGCCCATAAATGGCTGGACATGACGCTACGTGCATACGGTGTCAGAAAATGTTCAAACGAGCCATGAATGCCTATCATGGGTATGCCCACCTGGTGATAAAAGTTGGAGTCATTTCATGCATGTCCAAAAATGGATAATGTTCAACGGAGGGTTTTCAACTAGGGCAGAAGGATCCGTTTGAGAGCACGTTTTTTTAACATCTCTCAAATGGCCCCATTTTTTCATACCCTTGTATGACCAATGCAACGCACGTTGTCAAGTTGTTTTGATTTTCTACAAATTTTGCATTTTTGAAGTTTTCTCGGTAAAAAGGCCAATAAATGGCCAGACGTGTCGCAGCTTAAGTACGGTGTCGGAGTCGTTCAAATCTTATATGGATGCCTATCATGGACATGCCCGCCTTCTtgcaaaagttgaggtcatttgaAATATGTCCAAAAATTGACCATTTTCAACGCAGGGTCTTCGGATAGACCAGTAAGCTTCTGTGAGAGCATGTTGTTTCTCTACATCCTTGAAATGACACTAATTTATTTCATAACCTTTTATGACGAATTAAAGGCACTATGCCAAGTTGTTTTGTTTTTCGATGAATTTTACACTTTGTGGAGTTTTCTTGGTCAAAAAAGACCGATAGATGGCCAATGTCTCGCAACATGTAAACGGTATCAGAAGTTGTTTAAACCTGGCATAGATGCGTCATATGTTCGTGCCAGATTGTGTTCAAGAAGTTGGGTGATTTATTCATAGTCCAAAAGACCACCAATCGAGAGAAGTATGTGAGCTTATGCCAAACGGATGCATATGTGAGCATGTAGTTTTTACTAATTTTAGTTCTTCTGTTATTTTTCGTCATTTTCAATTAACATGAATATTTTCTCATGTACTCCATCCGTAAAGGAATATAAGGGCGTTCAGATCActaaatagtgatctaaatgctcttatatttctttacggagggattactaaatatttttttgaattttttaacaaTTTTGAAATTTCAAGTGGTGTATGAAAATTTTACAaacttgaacattttttcaaaaattgttaACAATTTTCCGACAAGTGATGAAAAATTTGAACACAAATTGTGAACCATgtacttttttttcaaatttatcaaCCTTTTGTTGGAATACTTACATTACTTAAATTTGTGAACACAAAAATTCAAAAGcgggaatattttttgaaatttaagaACATTTTAAAAAATTGTAGACAATATTTCGAAACCAGAACATTTTTTGGTATTCCAAACTATATTTCAAAATTTTAAACATGTTTTAAAAAGAATAATAAAGTTCACAAACTGAAAATGAATTATATCGAAAAAATAGAAAGGAAGAAAAACGCTTAGGCCTTGACCCAACTAGGCGACAACATCGCTTCCTTCGGGCGCCTGTTGGGCCGGCCCTAGCAttctttttctgcttctttctcatttttcttttttcatattactttattttgcttttctctcctttttttgctTTTGTTCTCTTTGTTTACATTTCCATTAtagtgtttttattttatttttcattttttaaattttatttttctttctcaacaatttttcagaaattttcaaCACAATCGCACTTTTTTGAATttgttcaatttttttttaaaaagttccTCTTCTGAAATTTTGCTTagaaattccaaaaaaatttatAAATTAAAAAATCATTAGCTTATTTACCAGGAAAAAAATACTTTAAAAATTGTTCGCTTCTTTTCATAAAATGGAGAAAAGTTTAGAattgcaaattttgaaaaatgttcgcattttaaaattttattcacaaaattaaaaaaatgttaatgtttTGCAAAATTTATTCGCAAACTCCAGAATTGTTCAGAGAATTTCACAAAATAGTATTGTTTTCAAAATATTGTTCATAATTTCGAAACAATTTTTGTTTCCAATTGTGCTTctgtttttcaaatacttgttcatgttttaaaaaattgttcctcATTTTGAAAAATGCTCGCGTTAGCATTTATGTTTCTATTTTTTAATGATTTGAgatgccaagaaaatgttcatgttttcaagaaACATAAAAATTGTTTGGAATTTTGAAAACATTTCATAAATTGTTTTTGAAAATCGGATCCGATACTAGTTCTTATAAGTTCGCGCAGCTAATTATTCACTTGGATTTGCTGACTCCATTGCTTTCAACTCCTTGTAACTTGCGTGACATCTTGGGTTCAATTCCCACGCACACCTTTTTTGCGACGTTTTGCTTTGCACCAACAAGGCTTGGCGCAATGGGCCTTACGTACAGGCCGCGGTCGGCGCGGGCATGTATTTTAAAAAACACCATCCTACCCTTTATTATAAAAGGGTATGGAGAGATCTCCTTCGTTGACGTGTTTAGGGGTTGTACCGATGCATAAGTGTAGAGAAACCACTCTTTTCTCACTAAACCTGCGATCCAATTCATGTAATTGTCTATCAGGAGTTGCACGGAATATCTCAATTCAAAAATATGGCTTCTCGTTGAAATGATCAAGTTAACGTCGTGCATGACCATCACGCATGGTAGAAGTTTCCTTCATGTCCGAAATTACAATGTCACTATTTACAAACGATTTTGTATGGGAAATACCCCTTGACTGTTGGGTGTATATAACCTGATATGGGAAAAAGTAGCAaatgcagaaaagtaaaaaaaaaagagaTAAACTTGACATTCTTTTGTACTCATATAAAAAAATCTCACGAACGAAAAGCTCCCGTCAACTTCAGGGCAAAAAATAGTTCAAGGACAAAAAGTGTGAGAGTAACTTGTATACGGTGTTAATTTTGTTTTTCTTTCCACCAAGAATGGCATGAAAGTTATTCCTTGACATAACTTTTTATACGAGTACAACCGAAGGTCATGCTtattttttaaaaatgattttgttgtaattttttttcatatagggtgtatatacacccAAGAGGCAAATATGTTTGCTGATTTAGTATGCCCTACTTTAGGGTCTTCACTGTGTATGAGCGTCCCTGGCTCTTTTATCTGTGAGACTATGTATTGAATGGTGTGTTCTAAACGGTCACTAGTCGAAGAAAGGATGAGACTAAACTCACATTTGACTAAACTAGCATAAAGCACGGTTGATGGCTCGGCCTCTAAGGCCATGTCCCATTGGATGCTAACTCGATAATATGGACTTGACAAGATCTGTGTCGGCTCCGGAAAGTCGGAACTGGGCTCACATAAGTTGCACGTTGTAATATCGATAATTATGTCTAGAGGGGGCCTgaatagatcactaagcaaaaagGGAACTCTTTTCCCAAAATTGTGTTACCTTGGAAATTTTAGGACTTTTTAGCAATCGATCAAGTACGCTACACATGCAAGTCTACAAGagtatgagtagcggaaagtaaagacaTGCAAGTGAAAGTAACAAGAGAGAGTTTACAGAGATGCAAACACAGGTTGGCTCAATGCAGATTTTTCCATTGCTCGGATAGTTGGCTCTATCTTACATCCACATTGATGAAGGCATCGATCCAGGAAGGACCTGAGATCACAAGGATCAAGTTTGCGAGATCCCACTAAGGGACGACCGGCGCAGAAATctcacccatgaagggtccacaaaggaGCAACCGACCTATTCTACCATGGTTTACACCCACGAAGAACTGGCCTCACCAGGGTAGATCTTCACGGATAGGTGATCTCCcagcccttacaaacttcttgacTTCTTCACAAACTTGAAGATGTCCAATCACCTAGCCGATCTAGGAGGCGCACACCCTCCAAAGTAACTAGATAAAGGTTGCATGGTGAAGAAGCCCTTGCTCGGGTGCTCCAAAAGATAATCTCCTGAACACTCAAACTCTCTCAAGATTTGGCTTTTGGATTAGAGAAGTTGGAGTGGGGAGCAACAGGGGATTAGATCTCAATGGACTGGCTTGGATGGTTGGTGTAGAAAGCCCATTGAAATCAGCATACAGAGGTGGAGTTCTCCCTTAGAACATATAATGGGAGTGGAGTTTGTTTCGAATGAACTGGTGGGATAGGTGGGGATATAAATAGGAGGGACCTGAAATCTGACTATTGCCAACTTTATTCCACATCCCAGAAGCTCAGAGTGAATAGAAGAGGAACTTTCAAATGACTCAGACGATCCAACCAAAGAGCATTCAGAGGCTTTGAAGGATCCCTTCAGCGATGGTGCACTTTTTGTTGTTGGTTCAGAGATTCCTACTAGATGGCTTGAGAATTCTAGCATCACAATAGAAGGTTTGCCATACGCTTCGATGATTCCGAGTGGAATGCTTGGATGCTCCAAATGGATAGGGTTTATGCAATAACTATATATGGTGAATTGTTCAATGATTCTGACTTGAATAGCTCGGATGCTCCGAAGTGTGAAAGCATAGGTAGATATAGGGAGGACAATCAAGGATTTTGAGGTCTTTGGAGTTTGATCTTTAAACACATGGAGAAAGAAACTCATCGCAATATCCTCTCCCCTTTTGATAGTATCGACATGcctactcaatgtgatcttggatcactaccATGAAAAGGAGGAATTATTTGGCTTGACCAACACTAGTCTTCATGTAAGATTAAATATTTTGGATTCGAGATTACATGATGCATGCCTAGTATAACTTGCAGATACATGTGGTGACATTTGGCGTAGTGTATGCATAAAAGGTAGAACGATAGTATCATATGGTGTTGTCATAGAATAATTTCTAGGGCTTTCCATGGCACATTGGGGTGGTTCAATAGATTAAGATTGGAAAGAAGACTTTGAGGTGGTTTGCTGTTAAGCGTACGTAAGAGATTTCATCCTACTTTCTACGATAAAAGTGGAAAATTTTGTAGTACATTCTTTGATACACTTTTTGAGGGCATATCATGATGTTTACCTATGTTAATGATATTGAGAGTTgacattagtgaaagtatgaacccttggccttGCTTCCAAGCATTAAAACAccatttttatttacttttgttacttgttacttagCTGCCCGTATTTGTTCAGATTACAAAATGGCTATTTCTACGATCCATATATATTACACATATAGCATCATCTCTTTGCCAAtatagtgcatctatacaattaacaactgtgttgggtgtgttgggacacaagagagcacttttatttgattgcagggttgtttgagagagaccaattTTACACTACacctccacggattgataaaccttaggtcatccattgtGATAAAGACCGAACCCCGTTGGCAAGATCCGAtccgttgttgcggcccgacctttcacgacactccaccttcagcaGTAGTAGCCTCTCACCCGCGCACGTGATGTACGCGAAGTAGAGGGATTGAACCTTACagtccagcacgagaaaaccaatctcgacgacggtactcacgcgcaaaacaatttccacgaagagaaatcgcaacacagtgGTTTTCTAAAGCTTtctccaaaacttagggatttttaaacagcttcccccaaaactcgatacgggtaTTTACCCTAAGAACACATCGTGTCTATTCATAAATCATAACCTATCTATTACATGGCTGCGCCTGGCTTTATATAATAGCCAACTAGACCTAGACTTAGAAAGCAAGAAAAACACACGTACGTAAATAAACTGGACAACtctgccttttacatctcggctgaATTTAATTATATAAACTATAATCTGGTGCGCCATGTTAATCTGATTTGATGGAGGTGGACCCAGCCCAAGTTGGACAAAGAGAACATATCACGTAACAATTTAGAAGTCCTCCGTCCTGCAAACTCTCGGTGTGGCAGAAACAAAAATAAGTAACGCCTCCTTCTCCTATTCCTTTTGAACGAACGTGACTTCCCATAGTTCTCAAACAGGACCTCTTCAAGACTATATCCACCAACGTGACTGACCCAGGCTTCATGCTTCTCATGCATGCATGGCTGTACGCATATGCATCCAAGTTCCACTCAACATTTACTAGCAATTTCTTGATCTATATGTATATACTTCGGTACATATGTGTCATCAGTTTTCAAACTCGGCCGTAGATACTCTGATGTATATGCAACATATTTTCGGTGAACACCGGCTTCAGGCGAAACATCAACGACCTCAGTTTTTATATTACAACGGGTCGTATCACATTGGAAATTTGTTGTTGTTCTATAAAAATCTGCGCTTTGAGGCCAGGCAAAGTCtagaagaataaagttgtgtaTTAGACATTATGTATCGCAATAGATTTGTCTATTGTTCGTTTCTCGTACTTAGGCACTTCAGTTAGCCGGGATCCTGAAGATCGATCAAGGTGGACATAAAGTGCTGGGATGAGAGCAAGCCTATGCCAAAGTTTGGTGACGGTAAGGATGAGTATGGTAGCTGAAACCAAAATGTGACGTGTAGTTGTTAAACACCCAATGCTTTGGTTTGAAGACATCTTTCATAATCGAGGTAACCCCACGCGATGGTAAGGGCCTTGGTTGGATAATAGAATCACAATGTAGGTTGTTGATCAGTTACCACGTTATTAAGATGCATTCCCCATATATAAACATTGACAACACATAGTAGCGGTGTCTACCAAGACCATGTTAAATATTTATATAAAATATCAAGTGCAAGTATACGGCTACAAGTAAGACCTTAGCCCTGACCTATCTTCCTATGATTGTTTTCTCTCTAAAAACTATGCTAGGAAACTTGACCTCTTTACGACGACAAAATCTTGTAAAAATCACCTTTCAATTAGCATCCTCACCCAGGGTCACCTTTGGAAAAAGACACGGACTATCTACATCCGCAATAGATCAAAGGTAATCATGCATGATCTTAAAAAAACAGCTAATTCTAACTTCAATTTGCGTGTGCATTTTAGTACTAATAATCTTTTATGTCAATATGTGTTTTAATTcctatatattccaaaactaaatTGTAACGGCGCTCTTTTCTGACTGTATGAACAAATCATTAGACCAAGAGACTCAATATACGGAAAGATGTACTACGTTAATGCTAGAGATCGCGGATGTCGTTTACACAACGGTACAATTTACAACCCGCTTACTTATTAGTGTTCATGACATTTAAACacgttttgaaaagttcaaattcAAGTTAGTAAACAACATtataaattatatgaaatatgaaatGAAGCAGTAATGAAACCTAGAATAAATTATTATGGAAAAAACGTAGAAGTGTGTCTattaaacatttttttaatatggTACTATCAAAAATGCTCACATACACACACAAAACAACATTAAAAACATGTAAAATtaggatgacatatacatataaaACTACAACAAAAACGTGTTTAAAAAAGGCATTTTTGGAACCGAGGCGAAACCTtgaaaaaaattaaaccaaataaTATGAAAacttattttgaagaaatatataatAGAAATGAACTTGTAAGAAACAAGGAAAACATGATAAATCAGTAGAACTTAAAATTTCGAATGAAACGAGTCAAAATGATAATTTAGTTTCATATAGTGTCACAATttgcatttttttaaatgtgtCTAAGATTGATTTTTGAACATCACAATCCAAATGGAACATAAATCAGGCATTTGGTTCAAAAGATAAAAATGGTATAAACTTTAAAATCAAATAAAAGGCGTGGGTGGCTGTGAGCAAAATTTCCTTTTGGCTCAAAACATACTCACTACCTACTTACCATGGGAcccccaagctagctggcccacacgTCATTCTTTATGTTTTAAGAAGAACGTGATTCAATCCATTTCTTCTTCACCTTAAAACAAGCACAGCCATCGAAAGCGAGCGCACCCACACCCTGTAATTGCCGTTGCTGAACGACAAGCAACCATTCTAAAATTAGCAAAAGCCTCGCAAGGATAAATACCCTGCTCACGCCTCTCGTCTGATAATAGTAACAACATTTTCCATACCTACGCACCAATGGCGTCCTCGTCCATGATCACCTTCGCAGCCACCTTGTGCCTTGTGGCCGCTTCCGCCGTCGCCGTTCCGCCGGCCACCCTCCAGGAGACGTGCCAGAGCGCTGGCGAGCAGGAGGCGCTGTGCGTGCAGCTGCTGTCGTCGAGCCCGGCGGCCCAGAAGACGCCGGTGGACACGCCCGGGCTCGCCCAGGCGGCCGTGATGGCGGCGGGGTCGAACGCGACGGAGACGGCGGCGCACCTGCAACGGCTCTTCGAATCCGAAGACCTCAAGAAGATGAGCCCGGAGCTCCAGCGCTGCGTCGAGGACTGCACCGAGAGGTAGTACCCTTACCAAAGATGAAGAGCTAGCCATTACTAATCCAAGGTAGTAATCTCTGCATGCGATGTGTTTGATCTGGCCGTTGGCAGGTACCAGTCGGCCGCGAAGTTCCTGGGCCAAGCATCGGAGAAGATGACCGCGGGCTCCTTCGACGAGGCGAGCGTGCTGATCGACGGCGCGCAGTCGGTGGTGACGCTGTGCCAGCGGTCGTGCGAGGGGGTGCCGCAGGGGGAGCTCACGGCGTGCACCAAAGGCGTCGACCAACTCTGCACCATTGCCGCATCAGTCACTCGGTTGGTCGTTCAGAAGTAATTATAACATCTGGGTTCTGCGATGTATGCCCACCGACATCGTTCAGCTGGTCAGTTATTTGGTACTGACGGCCAGCGGCGGAGCTCCCCGTGGGCCAACAGGGATCGGTGACCTCACCTTTGTTTGCGATCCTTTCATGTATATATAGAATAGAAATTAGTACTACGTGCTAGCTTttgtggaaactcgaggtctgccTGGCCACACATGAGCCGGGCTAAGACGACAGTTTTTGTATTTTATTTAGGGAAATACACACTTAAATGGTGGAATACTATGCGTACATGAGATTTCTTGTACAAAAATGTTACATTTGGTTTCTGTGGCTTGTGCAAAAACGCACTGTTAATTTGGTGAATAGAAGACGGCACGATGGAGAAGTGAGGAATAaatagcaaaaaactaccacattacgtATGAAAAACTACCATTTTTCTTAATTTCACAAAATGCTACCACAAATTTGATTGGTTATTCCAAAAAAACCAAGTGACCGAACGGTTAAAATTTAAGTGCGGTTATGACATCTCTAGCCCACCCGTGAGGTCCACGTCGGTTCTGGCAGACGAGCATGTGCTGACGTCCATTAGGGCGCAACCGTTCCGACCGGGTCAAGACGACCCGAGCCGGTTCACTCCCGCTCACTCTGTTTCCTCTCTCTCCCTTGATCTGGTAGACCTaagcgatggcggcggcgacgaccCTATGGGGGGGAGGTGGCACGTGGGGAGAGGGTGGAGATTATTCGGAAGTGGATAATTGGCCGGGCGGTGGCAGCTTCGCAACACAGCCGCCGCCACAGCCTACACCGCCGAGGCAGAAGCAGACTACACCAGAGGCAGAACCCACCAGAGGCACAACCTACGCCCTCTCCACCGGAGAATCAGGAGCCGTCGCTTGAGTACAAAGCGACCAGGGCTCTTGCTGCCACGGATCCGGCGGGCTCCCACCGCTGGGCCTCTGGATTTTAGGCGTTGAGTAAGTTTGTTATATTCATCTACTCCTTGACTTGAATTGAGGTAGTTGTGGATGACTGAACTTAGGTTAGTAGTTAATTCCTGAAAATTTCAGTTTGCTTTGGATGCAATAGTGAATTAGATAAGTACGTAGGATTTTATACTCGGTGTAGGTGGTTTAGATAGGGAATATAGATGCAGTTATGCTTGGATTAAGCAAGCAGCACCACTTTTACTCATTATCTCTGCAATTTGATTTAGTACTGCTGGTTGACATTACTGAATTTTATAGCAACACATTTATTCAGTTAAGTTTTTATTTGACCATGTGTTAGAAAGATTTGTGAGTTAACAGTTTATTTAatacatgctagatgatgtcatttgGGAGATGAGACTGCATTTCCAGGGCAAAGACAACATGGAAATAAACTTCTCTCTTGCAAGCATCACATTTCTCAATTTGATTGCACTTACTGAGACTGAAAGGTATGGGTCAGATGACTACATGTATTAGCTGAGGGATGATGGAATTGGTATGGATGGGTTATTACTTCTGGACAGT
This DNA window, taken from Triticum aestivum cultivar Chinese Spring chromosome 1D, IWGSC CS RefSeq v2.1, whole genome shotgun sequence, encodes the following:
- the LOC123169314 gene encoding pectinesterase inhibitor-like — translated: MASSSMITFAATLCLVAASAVAVPPATLQETCQSAGEQEALCVQLLSSSPAAQKTPVDTPGLAQAAVMAAGSNATETAAHLQRLFESEDLKKMSPELQRCVEDCTERYQSAAKFLGQASEKMTAGSFDEASVLIDGAQSVVTLCQRSCEGVPQGELTACTKGVDQLCTIAASVTRLVVQK